The Oxyura jamaicensis isolate SHBP4307 breed ruddy duck chromosome 5, BPBGC_Ojam_1.0, whole genome shotgun sequence region ACATTAACAACttgaaggaataaataaaatcaagtacAATATTAAATGTACCACTGTGCCTTCAACCTGAACATCTAAAAGTTGAATGACTTCAAATTGTCTACAACTAACTAAGGTGATCAGAGGATGTAAATCATCTCAGTACCAAATACGTTCTTTAAGAGGAGAGAATATAAATGTTATGCCTCACAATGAACATATTTTGATACTTACTATTCTCTCTTTTAAGATAGTATCTTTCTGTTACATGAATTTGTGATAGTAAGTTAACTTAGTATCTAAGAGGTTAGCTCCTCTCCCTGAGAGGCTGCCTGTAAATGAGATGCAGCCGCAAAGCAGAACCCTCGACTCTTCCAAGAGCCCTACTGAATGAGGTGTCTCAAGAAAAAGATGATGCAGTTTGCTCTGGACAGTGTCTGTTCCATGGTACTTATGTTCCCCTCAAGTGATAATAACAGACACAGAGCAGTTTGAGATTAACATAACATAAACTAAATGCCTTTGATGTGTTGTACAGCAACTCCACCATCAGCTTTGAGAAAACTGGTTTACCAATGCTTCCAAGtaaaatttactttattttcagcaaCACGAGTGACATCAACATCATCCATCCTTCTACATTGGTTCCCAGATTCCTACCCCAACACTTCCATATAGCAGAGGGAGCTATTACCATGTATGTATACTGGAACTTACGCCTCGAAGCATTACCCCGCTGAAACTAAGGCTAGATGGGAAACTTCTACGTCCCTCACTTCCATGACAGTGAAGGCAGCAAGGGCTACTCTGTCTTCAAGTGCAGTTTACAAAAGTTCCCAGAGGTACTACTACAGCTATCTTTAATAAGTAGGGATATAGGAATCACTTTTTACACATTAGTACTCTTCAAGGGAGATTTATACTATAGGAGAGTAAATAGTCTTTTAACTGGACTAATTTTAACACTGAGCACACTATAATGAATTCTACGTACAAAACCCATGATTCACAGGATTTTGCCGTCATGTGTGCTTACAATGAACCCTCAGAGCAAAGCTTCAATTTTCATGCAACAATTTACAGGCTGAAAACTAAACTAGCTTttgcaaagaagcaaaacatgATCCAAAATACcaagttttgtttcagaaaaaatacagcatagTATAAAGCTATTAAAACAAGTCTCCAGCTTGTTAGAATTTCAATCATCATACCTTCTTCACCTGAGTTATCTTCTTCTGTGATTATAGGCATCCCAATGTGCTGAGtaacagtttccttttctgcatgCATCTCACctgtagatatattttttaggaaaaaatgtcagttattttttgtgtgtgcgtttCTGCACCTCAGATCCAGCAGTTAAGACTGTTCTCTTGCTGCTATCTCAACTTTCCTGTCAAACGCTGTGAAGAAACACTGACGTTTCAAAGTATCTTCATATGGCTCAGTAGAGAAATCCTCAATAAAAAGTAACTAACAGTACAATCTTAGAGCGTACTAATCACCAACTACAGTTCAGAGATTATTCAAAAATCCCCTCCCTATTCCCTCTCCAATACTTTGTCTACTGTTctaaagtgaagaaaaattgcCCAATGCCCACCTCTGAAGAGGGTTGAATTTTCTCAGAAGCTCTTTCCTAGCAGAAGCTAAAAGTACATCAGAAAACAGACTTTAgaacttaaaatgaaatcactgtCTTCAAAGTAAAGTTTATGCAAAACTACTTTGTTGCTCAAATTTATGTAACCTCTAATAGTTAGTCAAGTGATTGACTGAAGTGGCTGAGCAACTTTTATCAGCTTAAAAGTCAGACATCAGAAAGCTGATTTCCTTCAGAAGACAAAAGCCATTTACCATGTTTTCTGAACTAGGAgacaaagataaaaagaaactcTTGGAGgaccaaaaaaggaaaaaaaaaggaaaaaagaaaagagacgCATAAGCAGGGATGCTCAAAtatgtggaaagaaaatgcaaaaaaatgcacaaatccAGATGTCATAAACACTATGATAGTAAAACAAACCACCCACTGAAGAGTTCATATATGTCAAAGATCAGTAAAAATTCCCAGAACTATTTATGACACTTCAGTTTAACTATAAACAGCATGCAATCATGTCTTCCTACCTGAGTAGACTGTGGAAAACTGACAGAACAGTTCAATTATGACACAGGTAGCACAAAAGCTTTCCTTAATTTTTTACCTCCagtaaacaataaaaatttaaCCCAGCTGACTTAGCTAGCAAAGTAATTAATAAACTTCTGCAGTCTCTCCAGAAAAATACCTTTGAATTCCAAAGAACCTCTTCTCAGTGCTGGATGTGGTCTCCTACTGTTTTTTTTACTTCGGCTTGGAGATTTCCTATCTGATCCTGATTCAGAAGATTCTAATTTTACTTGACGATGTCTTCTGGATTTGGAGGCCTAGAAGGTAAGCATATgtataaatgataaaaacaaaagttaaactGCTACAACCACACGTTGTTTTACATCACCAGTACTTAAGTCAGCACAGACCAAAGCACCAACTTCCTCATGTatcagagaagggaagggaggaagggaagactCCCACTAGTTAGTTTTTCACTTCAACATGACAACATTAGaactgattctatgatttaatgAGCCCATAGTTTAAAATTCAGGTAAAAAAACTTCCATTTCTGCTCACACCACTCTGTTGGCATCAACTTACACTGTACTGCACACCACTGCATGTAAGCAAAGGGAACATTTCCAACAACTGCTGCATCATAAAGCTTATCTActatcatatttttctttggtgCCTAAAAAACAGTATTACTGCATATTCACAAGTCTGGATAGTTCATTGTGGATTCTAGAgctctttttcatttaataatgcACTCTCCAataattgatttaaataaacaaggaaTTATGTGATATTTATATAGGTCTGCCATAAAAAGGCAATTCAGCAATGTTTTATAAGTAGTACTTATTGAAACAATGTTTCAAAAGTTTGCCTAGTGACTTTAAAACCTGAAGTTCCATTTTCATAACCATCTTCACAGCTTCAAATACCTACGCCTTGTGGAATTTGAGCAATTAAAAtcacaagtattttaaaattccatttacATAAAATTCCATCTATTAAAAAGCAGAGTACAGACATTAAAAGATATCCTAGAAGTGAAAATCCCCCATGCACAGATCATATTGCATTGCTTCCCTAAATCTAACAATAGTGAGGGCTTTAGGTTTTCCCACTGTGTTAGTTATGGAAACTAGAACATGCAAAAGTTGAATTACAGAGTGCAATTTTAACTTTCTGACCAATCACTTCCATTGAACTGGTACTTAAAGCTACTACTAAAACCAAATACATCCCTATCATCAAATTTTGTATCTACCTCAACAACCGCAGAGTAAGACTTGTATTTGATTCTAGCCAACGCACTTGCTCTTTCAGATccctgcaaagaaacaaaaagatcaTTCAGAAAAAGTTTTTGTATGAcagcaatattaaaatgaaatattaaattagaTTTGAGCAATATTTCACTATGCTTCTAATTCTACAATAAATGGTGACAAATTGTTCCTTAATGAAAAAATTTTCAAACTCCATTAAGAATGCAGAGCATAATTTTGGTTGCTTTCAGTTACGTAACCCAGCAGGAGACAATAAAATCTGAAACCTTGTATGTTACTCAAATTCAAGGTTGAAGCAAGCAGGTGAAAACAACACAAGGGAATTATGCAGCATAAAAAGTGGATACTGCATTTCGTTGAAACTCTAGGAGGAATCATAAAGGAGTTTGGCCAAGAAAACATGTCTCTTTCCCCTCCTTACTTGAAAGCGGCCATAGCTTTTTATTATAAGTGTCCAAGAACACAGCAGgtttaacagaaaacaatgcaatttaaaaaaaaaaaacaaatccaaacctCACTAGCTATTCTTGGAATTTACTTTGACATGAGCTCTGACATACACCACTTCAGACCACTGTGATCTGAAGTTAAGAAAGTAACAGAGTTTGCTTGAGCAATGTAGCAAACAAGTTCATTCTTCTTACTTCTGATTCTAGTGAAgttccctcctcctttttgttTAGCACTTCATCAGCTTCTTTAGCATTTAGgaataacttctgaaaaaatacagaagagaatatttttaaacaaaataaaattcacaaagCAGTTAACAAATTcaagaattttgaaaaacaaaacaaatatttaagtaactacatatgctgattttttccccaccaaCATTACACTACAGCCTTTCCTCGACCCCAGACTGTTACAGAGCTATTTCCCATAGGCATTCTAATACTATCCCCAAACCACTTCTTCCAGGGCTTACCTTTAAGCAATCATTTACATTATCACAGAGGCAATATAAGCCATTGTCCTTCCACCACACCACAACTCTGCCTAGGGTTTTACTTATTCCGTGCCTTCAGTGTTCCAGTTCCTTCTGCTTGCTTCTGAGATTTACAGACCATGTTCACAGGTAATGACACGAAGCTAGTTCTAACATGTTCATGTAATCTGTTAGTTGCCACACCATAATGGTATTACCTACCATTCTTTTTTGCTGCCATTCCTGATGTTCCAAAGTTATGTCTTTAAGAGTAACTACAAATTCATCCTTTATCAAGCTCAGGGCCTTGTCTGGCTGGGATTTGTCAGCTGAGAtgacacatttcattttctgatagTGCTCATGAATATTCATCAGttcctaaaacaaaaaaaaaaaagatcattttcaggaaaaagaagattACAGTAGTAGAGTGATACCAATTCTCACTGAACAAAACTAAGGTTATATAAACTGTTCTAGAGACCACTGCAGTAGCAGATGAGAGAGATTGTTTCTATCAGTTCAGTTTCAGGGAGCTTAGCAATAATGCTACCAAGCACTTTGCCATCAGTCCACCAACTaagcaacagaaggaagagTACCTTTCGTTATTTAAACTGAGAAAGAAGTCTCTGCAAGAGCTGATCCTTGGTACCACTGAGATTTCAGTCTGATATGGTAgtgtattttctctttggagGAAGCATTTTGCAGTCTATTCACACTGTCATTTCACAGATTACTGAATTTTTGTAGTACTGTAGTCAACCTTACTGATGATACATATTTGCTAGCAGCAACTGGAAAAATCATGTAAGCAAAGATATGCTACTGAGTCATAATGAGCAATGAAAGCTATACCCtgcttgaattatttatttacaaaaaaatgttaCCTATTAAATGAaactatgttttaaaatgaaaaataaaggtttgaGAAAACTATAATCTTGCAgatcattcattttctgttatgaGTACCTAGCTTCCAGCTGAAACTTGCAGACATATCAAAACAAACCTGCTTCCCACAACCCacagttttccattttcctttgcctAAGTGACAGTTTaccattttttccctcccccttttaCATCTTACTGAGCCAAAGCCTCAAAACATTGGATTGTATGGTACAGGTAACATATAGTACCAAGAGGTACCACAGATCTtccaaaacattcagaaaaattgCTGGCAGAGACTACTACCTTAGTAGTACCTTAGCATTCCTTTCTTAAGAAGGCTCATAAATGACAATCTTGGGCTAATTAGGGAAGTAACAGCTCtcagacaacagaaaaacaaaaactgtggtTAATCTATTGTTTAAAGTTACTGTACCTCCAACACGTCATTAGTGATGAGGCTGCTAACTCTGTTACTAGGGTCCTTAAATTCttctttaaattcattttccgGAATCTTCTTTTTAGTTCTGTAGTTTAGCTAAAGCAGAGGACAACATTTTGTAACTTAAACAGTCAATTTAAACTGCACCTCCTCTTGAAAATCTTTACTGCATATCCAACAATCAAGAGATGCTCAAAGGCATAAAATTAACTCATCAACAATAGCATGCCACTTCATTGTCAAGTGCTCAGTCAGcactttttgaaaattattcCCTAGTCAAGAATTTAATCAAGCACACAAACTCAAGAGCTCACCATTTCCACAAATCATGAGACATCTCAAATCTGATAAGAACATtagatactggaaaaaaaaaatattttcaggcaaGAAGCACACTACATTCAAACATCCTCTAAGCTTTGTATTACATACCTAGTTATATAAAGCAAGACATAGTACATCTCAACACAGCACGAAAGCTAAACTAAATAAATTAGTGCTGTTGAAGTGCTAGCCATTGAAAGGGAAgatactttattaaaaatgataagCTATTAATGTAATAACTAACTAGCTTTGGCATGGCTGTGAAATGGAATGCTCTGGCAAGTCGCAGTGTCCTAAAGATGTATGCCGCATCATAATGCTGGGAATCTATCAGATCCTGTTGAAACTTCAGGATTTCAGGCCAGTCCTTTAGTGCGATTCTGATCTGCAACAAATGAATCATATATTGTTACACTGACAGTGTATTTCAGTgaataaacacaaatacagCTGACACGCACAATAATTGGATGTCTGGAGCAGCATGCCACACGATCACAGAACTATAGAAAGGATCCTACTATAACACGTTACTACTATCACGAATTTTGCAGATAAGCTTATTGTACTGTTGTGTTAAATATTCTTACTGCAGTTGCTGACTATGATAGTGGTAAGGGACAAAAGTACTCTATATCTGAAAAAGTTAATTCTTCATACTCTGAGGTGTCTGAAACAAAATGCACTCCTAGGAGGTTCCCATTCACtagataatgaggaaacaataCTTATACCATGACCTGTTGTCAgtgaaatgtttattaaatctctcatttcttgcttttcctcctctcccatctACTCTGTc contains the following coding sequences:
- the SNAPC1 gene encoding snRNA-activating protein complex subunit 1; its protein translation is MAAAAASSVPGLQADCEELLGAFQEADTVRFERFAELWRERRFHTIFYGRIRALERNKLTKKTLELAQQYFLPPYAFQIRVGALYLLYGLYNTQLCQPKQKIRIALKDWPEILKFQQDLIDSQHYDAAYIFRTLRLARAFHFTAMPKLLNYRTKKKIPENEFKEEFKDPSNRVSSLITNDVLEELMNIHEHYQKMKCVISADKSQPDKALSLIKDEFVVTLKDITLEHQEWQQKRMKLFLNAKEADEVLNKKEEGTSLESEGSERASALARIKYKSYSAVVEASKSRRHRQVKLESSESGSDRKSPSRSKKNSRRPHPALRRGSLEFKGEMHAEKETVTQHIGMPIITEEDNSGEEELSLPKRRRR